Proteins co-encoded in one Hyla sarda isolate aHylSar1 chromosome 4, aHylSar1.hap1, whole genome shotgun sequence genomic window:
- the LOC130368704 gene encoding immunoglobulin superfamily containing leucine-rich repeat protein 2-like, with amino-acid sequence MGTYIILSAVVGCLCLVPSTSCPAICRCITKARPSADCSYRELMHVPLGFPDNLNQLTLSVNNIGELNRTSFAGISKLTSLWLTYNQITAIHPGTFQSMISLINLDISHNQLVEFPWMDLAALTDLELLNLNNNQLVTIPPGAFNNSKKLRSLQLSNNRLYSLPEGLFDLLTSLSHVQLHRNSFHCSCSLAWLIDWIRITWTTVDRKKEIICLSPQELKDISLDKVPNLQCRKPLEIMNDDPVWSNTLLLCKEVGVPYIVIKTDRNKENKYGDYEVAIRKFKNGSITVTPIKQGTAYLCQVSNYTTETTGEISVTLAHKQISGWQVDPEEKLLLLLVSGNVRSITNAGPSSMVYPLPYWQTLFIILWHKVS; translated from the coding sequence ATGGGTACCTATATTATTTTATCTGCCGTTGTTGGATGCTTGTGCCTAGTACCAAGCACATCTTGTCCAGCCATCTGCCGATGCATTACTAAGGCTCGCCCTTCAGCAGACTGCTCGTACAGAGAACTGATGCATGTACCGCTAGGTTTTCCGGACAATCTGAATCAGCTCACCTTATCCGTCAACAACATCGGTGAACTTAATAGAACATCCTTTGCTGGTATTTCAAAACTAACATCACTATGGCTGACATATAACCAGATCACTGCTATACATCCTGGCACATTCCAGTCTATgatcagtttgataaatctggacatAAGTCATAACCAGCTTGTGGAGTTCCCATGGATGGATCTCGCCGCGCTGACAGATCTTGAGCTCCTCAACCTGAACAACAACCAGCTGGTTACTATTCCACCTGGAGCATTCAACAACTCTAAAAAATTGAGATCTCTGCAACTCAGCAACAATCGGTTATATTCGTTGCCTGAGGGTCTTTTTGATCTATTGACCTCGTTGTCACATGTTCAGCTTCATAGGAACTCCTTCCATTGCTCTTGCTCCTTGGCATGGCTAATAGATTGGATTCGAATAACTTGGACCACCGTtgatagaaaaaaagaaattatttgcCTATCCCCGCAGGAATTAAAGGATATTTCATTAGACAAGGTGCCTAACTTACAGTGCAGAAAACCACTGGAAATAATGAATGATGATCCAGTTTGGAGTAATACTTTGTTGCTTTGCAAAGAGGTAGGAGTGCCTTACATTGTGATCAAAACTGACAGAAATAAGGAAAACAAATATGGTGACTATGAGGTAGCAATAAGAAAATTTAAGAATGGAAGCATCACGGTAACTCCCATAAAGCAGGGTACAGCTTACCTTTGCCAGGTATCCAACTACACGACCGAGACTACTGGGGAAATTTCAGTCACTCTTGCACATAAACAAATTTCAGGTTGGCAGGTGGATCCAGAGGAGAAACTTCTACTCCTTCTAGTGTCAGGAAACGTGAGGTCAATCACAAATGCAGGGCCATCAAGTATGGTTTATCCTTTGCCATATTGGCAGACACTGTTTATCATATTATGGCATAAAGTTTCATGA